TGTGGCAGCGCCGGTAGCGACCTGTCGAGCAACTCGACGCTCTGGCGGTAATACAGCTGGCTCTTGTTGTGCTCGCCGAGATTGGCGAACAGCCGCGCCAGCTCGGCGCACACCACGCCGCTGGGGCGCTGGCGCTGACTGGCCTCGAAGTACTCCTGCGCCTTGCCCCAATAGGCGTTGCGCAACGACAGGCGGCCCAGGGTCAGCAGCAGGTCGGGGTCGTTGGGACGCTCCTGCAGCCACTTCTCGGCATAGGCCAGCTGCCGGCCGGCATCGACATTGAGCAGCCCATAGCGCAGTACCAGACGATTGTCCCAGCGCTCCTTGAGAGTCTGACGCAGCAATCGTTCGGCCAGCCCCTCCTCCTTGCCGCGCACCAGCGCCTCGGTATACAGAGCGACCAGCTCGACCTCGTTGCGCAGGTGGTCAGGCATGTCCGCCCACAGGTTGCGCACCCGCTCCAGATCGCCGGGCGGTCGCGCCGCCTGCAGGATCAACTCGCGGTAGGCGCGCTGCTCGAGTTCGCGGCGCTCGTCGTCGCCGACCAGCTGCTGGCGAGCCAGTCGCGGCATCAGGCGGCGCAGCCCCTCCCAATCGTTGACGCTGAGATACGCCTGCTTGAGCAGCTTGAGCACCTGGGGGTGCTCGGGCAGTTGCTTCTCGAGGCGCGTCAGTGTCGCCAGCGCCTCCTCGAACTGCTGACGGTCGAGCATCAACTGCGCCTGCACCAGGCCGACCGCGGTCTCGGCGCCCTCGGTGCTGAAGTGGGCCCGCTTGAGCAGGCTATCGGCCTGTTCGTAGCGCCCCTGGTAATGCGCCGCCAGCGCCGCCGACAGGTAGTTGACCAGCGGCGTGCTGGAGTCGTCGGCCGCCTTGGTCAACGATTTCTCGGCACGCTTCCAGCGACCCTCGGCGAGCGCCACCAGGCCGCGCACGGTGCGCCGCATGGCGTTGCGGTTACGAGTGCGACTGTTCCAGACCTTGAGCCGGCTGACCGGGCGGCGCAGCCGCGTCAGCAACCGCAACAGGAAGTGCAGGACCAGGAACGCGGCCAGCAGCAGGATCAGCCCGAACCAGAAGGAGGTCTGAAAGGAGGTGTCGCCGACCCGGACCAACCAGTAACCGGGCAGCGACTTCATCAACTGGCCGAACAGCGCGCCGACGGCCAGGCCGAAGACGACGATCAGGACGAATTTTCTCATGCCGCGTCGCTCCCGGCGTCATGGCGACGCTCCATGAAATCGCGCAGTTTCTGAAGCGACGCGCTGATATCCGGCAGTTCGGGGCGCACGTCCTTGACGGCCAGCGTGGCCAGTCGCTCGAGCAAATTGGCGACACCCTGATTGCCGGTATCGTAGTAGCGCTCGATCAGCGTACGCGCCTTTTCGAGGCTCGCCTGGTAGAGCTGGGCGTCGCTCTGCAACAGCGCCAGCTGGGCCTGCTCGAGCTGCAGACGCACGTTCTGGCGCAGGTAGGATTCCTGTTCCGGGGTCATCAGCGCCTCGAGCGCCTGGTCATTCTTGCGCACCACCACCAGGTCCTTGAGCTCCTGACCGAAGCGCGACAACTGCTGCTGCCAGCTGCCCTTCACCGGCGAGGTATCGCCGGCCTCGGCGGCCTGCTGCTGAATGTCCTGCTCCAGCGGCAACTTGGCAAGCTGCTCCTGCTGGGCCATCAGCTCCAGATAAAGCCCGGTGCGGTCGACCTGAGCGACCGATTCGAGCGCGGCGATCTCCGACTGAGTGGCGCGCCGCACCGGCGTCAGCGCTGGATTGTCGATCTGTGCCAGACGCTGGTCGGCAGTCTTGAGCAGCGACGTCGAGCCCTTGACGTCGCGCTCGAGCTGCAGGCGCTGATTGGCCAGCCGCAACAGGTACTCGACCTCGGCGAGGCGCCATTCGCTGGTGTCGGTCTGCTGCTTGCTGGCGAGCTGCTTGAGCACCTTGTCGAGGGTGGCGTTCAGCTCCTCACGGTACTGCTGGAAGTCGTCGCGCAGCGTCTGCATCGCCTGCTGACGTTGCTGGTCGCCATCGCCGAGCTGCGACTTGAGCTGGGAAATCGCCTGGGCGTTGCTCTCGGCCTGTGCCAGACGTTGCTGCTGGGTCTGAAATTTCTGCCAGCCCCACCAGCCGCCCAGCAGCACGACCAGCGCCAGCACGATCACCAGCGCCAGCGCGATGCCTCCGGCCTTGCCGCCCCTCTTGGACGTGTCGGCGGGTGGCTTGCCGCCAGAGCCGCTGCCGCCGGCCGGCGTGGCGGTCGCGCTCGTCGCGGCGGGCTTGTCGTCAGATGGCATGGTCGACTTGCCTTCACCGGCCTTCGACTTGCCTTCACCGGCCTTCGACTTGCCTTCGCCGGCCTTCGACGTGGCGGTGGGGCGCTCGCCATCCGACGGTGCCGAAGCGCTCCGGTCGGGGGTCGCGTCGGCATTTTCCGCCGCTTCGGCGGCCGGGCGTTTTGATGCCTCGTCCGAGTTGTCCTTGCCCGCGCCTGAAAACGCACGCTGTCCATCCTGATCGTGCTCTTGCTTACTCATCTGTCGCTAGCCCTTTTCATCAAGATCGTCATGATCGGCGCCATCCAGGTCGCAGGCCTCGGCCACCGCGGTCGCCAGCGCGGTCGGGGAGGCGCCTCGCGCCACCCTGGGGCGCAGAAAGCCCAGCGTGTCGGCCAGTGTAGCCAAACGCCGACTGGAAACGATTAGCGGTTGGTTCAACGCATCCGCACCACACCATCCTGCCAGATGTTCGAGCAGTTCGCCGCTGGTGACCACCAGCGCGGCGTAATCGCCGCTGGCCAGCAGCCGCTTGCCCGCTTCTTCCGGGGCACGCAACAGGCGCCGGTAGAGCGCCAGTCGGGTCAGCCGCGCGCCGCGTCGGGTCAATTCGTCGGCGAGCCATGGGCGACCACCCTCGCCGGCCGCCAGCAGCACTCGCCGAGAACTCAGGCGCTGCAGCGAGGGCAGCGCCAGCAGCGCTTCGCTGGTACTGCCCTGCTCGCTGGACGGCAGGTGCACGCGAACGTCCAGTTGCTCGTTGAGGACCTGGGCAGTGCCCGCACCCAGCGCATAGAAGCGCGGCCCCAGCGGCAGTTGCGGCCAGTAGCGGTCGAGCCCCTCGGCCAGGCACCGGGCGGCGAAGGGGCTGGCCACCACCACCCGCTGGAAATTGTCGAAGTCGAGCCAGGCCTGACGCATCGCCGGCGTCTCGGCGAGCGCCTCCAGACGCATCACGTCGAGCGTTGCGACCTCGACGCCGCGCACCGCCAGCGCCCGGCACAACACCCCGGCGCGCTCGCCGGGGCGGCTGATCAGCACCCGTGGGCGCATCAATCCTCGCCGTAGACCTGGGCGAGAATTTCGCCGGCGCCCTGATCGAGCAATTCCTCGGCGACTCGCACGCCGAGGGTCTCGGGCTCGTTGACCGAACCGCGGCCCTCGGCGCGCAGCACTCGCGAGCCGTCGGGCATGCCCACCAGGGCACGCAGCCACAGCGTACGCCCGCCCTCCTCGAGGATCGCGTGACCGCCGATGGGGACCTGGCAGCCACCTTCGAGGCGGGTGTTCATGGCGCGTTCGGCGCGCACCCGGGTGGCGGTCTCGGCGTGATCGAGCGGCGCCAGCAGGGCCAGCAGCTCGGGATCGTCGGTACGGCATTCGATGCCCAGCGCGCCCTGGCCGCAGGCCGGCAGGCTGACTTCGGGAGGCAGTTCGTAGGTGATGCGCGCATCCAGCCCCAGCCGGCGCAGCCCGGAAGTGGCGAGGATGATCGCGTCGAAGTCGCCGGCATCGAGCTTGCCCAGCCGGGTCTGGACGTTGCCGCGCAGGCTGAGCACCTCGAGATCGGGGCGCGCTTCGCTGATCTGCAGGCCGCGGCGCAGGCTCGAGGTGCCCACCCGGGCGCCCTCGGGCAACTGCTCGGGAGTCGCATAGCGGTTCGACACGAACGCATCGGTGGGCGCGGCGCCCTCGAGGATCACCGACAGGCCGAGCCCCTCGGGGAAGTGCATCGGCACGTCCTTCATCGAGTGCACGGCGATATCGGCACGTCCGTCGAGCATGGCGTCCTCGAGCTCCTTGACGAACAGCCCCTTGCCGCCGACCTTGGCCAGCGGCGTATCGAGGATCTTGTCGCCCTTGGTGGCCATCGCCACCAGTTCCACGTTCAGCCCCGTGTGCAAGGCCATCAGCCGGTCGCGTACGTGTTCGGCCTGCCACATGGCCAGGCGGCTCTTGCGGGTGGCGATTCGCAGGGTCGTCATAGTCGGTACTGGGCTCTCCCGGCACGGCCCCGGCAAGGGCTCGGTGAAATAGGTTCGATGTTCGGCTCAGCGCTCGCAGACCGAGCAAGAGTGGCGAATCGATCGCCAGCGTATACGGCACACATGGCGTCATCATAAAGCAGTCGCCAGACAAGGAAAAATCGCCCGCCCGACGGGCCGCGGGCGGACCGCCCGCTCGCCTGATACGCTGACTCTGGTACACTCGGGGCACAACGTTCTCGTGACCATGCAGGATCCGCAACCCCGATGAGCCAGCATACCAACCAGTCCTGGGGTGGCCGCTTCAGCGAACCCACCGATGCCTTCGTCGAGCAGTTCACCGCCTCGGTGAATTTCGATCGTCGCCTCTATCACCACGACATCCGCGGGTCGATCGCCCATGCCACCATGCTGGCCCGCGTCGACGTACTGACGCTGGATGAGCGCGACGCGATCATCCAGGGGCTCAGCGAGGTCGAGCGCGAGATCGAGACCGGCGAGTTTCCCTGGTCGGTGGCACTCGAAGACGTACACATGAACATCGAGGCCCGCCTTACCGAAAAGATCGGCATCACCGGCAAGAAACTGCACACCGGGCGCTCGCGCAACGATCAGGTGGCCACCGACATCCGCCTCTACCTGCGCGACGAGATCGACGCCATCGACGCCGAGATTGCACGCCTGCGCCGCGCCCTGATCGAGCTGGCCGACGCCGAGGCCGAGACCATCATGCCCGGTTTCACGCACCTGCAGACCGCCCAGCCGGTGACCTTCGGCCATCACCTGCTGGCCTGGCAGGAGATGGTCGCTCGCGATCATCAGCGGCTGCGCGACTGCCGCAAGCGCGTCAACGTTATGCCGCTCGGCGCCGCGGCGCTGGCCGGCACCACCTATCCCATCGACCGCCACGTCAGCGCCGAGCTGCTGGGCTTCGAGCGCCCCGCCGAGAATTCGCTCGACGCGGTCAGCGATCGCGACTTCGCCATCGAGTTCACCGCCTTCGCCAGCCTGCTGCTGATGCATCTATCGCGCATGAGCGAGGAACTGGTGCTGTGGACCAGCGCGCAGTTCGCCTTCATCGAGCTGCCCGATCGCTTCTGCACCGGCTCATCGATCATGCCGCAGAAGAAGAACCCCGACGTGCCCGAGCTGGTGCGCGGCAAGACCGGCCGCGTCTACGGCCACCTGATGAGCCTTTTGACGCTGATGAAGTCGCAGCCGCTGGCCTACAACAAGGACAATCAGGAGGACAAGGAGCCGCTGTTCGACACTCTCGACACGGTCAAGGGCTGCCTGCGCGCCTTCGCCGACATGATCCCGTCGATCGAGGCCAAGGCCGACAACATGTTTGATGCGGCACGCCGCGGCTTCTCCACCGCCACCGACCTGGCCGACTACCTGGTGCGCAAGGGCGTGGCCTTTCGCGACGCTCACGAGATCGTCGGCCAGTCGGTCGCCTATGGGCTCGAGCAGGGCAAGGATCTCTCCGAGATGTCGCTCGACGAGCTCAAGCGCTTCTCGACGAGCATCGAGGACGACGTCTTCGCGGTGCTGACCCTCGAGGGCTCGGTGGCCGCGCGCAACCATATCGGCGCCACCG
The genomic region above belongs to Halomonas zincidurans B6 and contains:
- a CDS encoding heme biosynthesis HemY N-terminal domain-containing protein; the encoded protein is MRKFVLIVVFGLAVGALFGQLMKSLPGYWLVRVGDTSFQTSFWFGLILLLAAFLVLHFLLRLLTRLRRPVSRLKVWNSRTRNRNAMRRTVRGLVALAEGRWKRAEKSLTKAADDSSTPLVNYLSAALAAHYQGRYEQADSLLKRAHFSTEGAETAVGLVQAQLMLDRQQFEEALATLTRLEKQLPEHPQVLKLLKQAYLSVNDWEGLRRLMPRLARQQLVGDDERRELEQRAYRELILQAARPPGDLERVRNLWADMPDHLRNEVELVALYTEALVRGKEEGLAERLLRQTLKERWDNRLVLRYGLLNVDAGRQLAYAEKWLQERPNDPDLLLTLGRLSLRNAYWGKAQEYFEASQRQRPSGVVCAELARLFANLGEHNKSQLYYRQSVELLDRSLPALPQPSDQNP
- a CDS encoding uroporphyrinogen-III C-methyltransferase; protein product: MSKQEHDQDGQRAFSGAGKDNSDEASKRPAAEAAENADATPDRSASAPSDGERPTATSKAGEGKSKAGEGKSKAGEGKSTMPSDDKPAATSATATPAGGSGSGGKPPADTSKRGGKAGGIALALVIVLALVVLLGGWWGWQKFQTQQQRLAQAESNAQAISQLKSQLGDGDQQRQQAMQTLRDDFQQYREELNATLDKVLKQLASKQQTDTSEWRLAEVEYLLRLANQRLQLERDVKGSTSLLKTADQRLAQIDNPALTPVRRATQSEIAALESVAQVDRTGLYLELMAQQEQLAKLPLEQDIQQQAAEAGDTSPVKGSWQQQLSRFGQELKDLVVVRKNDQALEALMTPEQESYLRQNVRLQLEQAQLALLQSDAQLYQASLEKARTLIERYYDTGNQGVANLLERLATLAVKDVRPELPDISASLQKLRDFMERRHDAGSDAA
- a CDS encoding uroporphyrinogen-III synthase produces the protein MRPRVLISRPGERAGVLCRALAVRGVEVATLDVMRLEALAETPAMRQAWLDFDNFQRVVVASPFAARCLAEGLDRYWPQLPLGPRFYALGAGTAQVLNEQLDVRVHLPSSEQGSTSEALLALPSLQRLSSRRVLLAAGEGGRPWLADELTRRGARLTRLALYRRLLRAPEEAGKRLLASGDYAALVVTSGELLEHLAGWCGADALNQPLIVSSRRLATLADTLGFLRPRVARGASPTALATAVAEACDLDGADHDDLDEKG
- the hemC gene encoding hydroxymethylbilane synthase; translated protein: MTTLRIATRKSRLAMWQAEHVRDRLMALHTGLNVELVAMATKGDKILDTPLAKVGGKGLFVKELEDAMLDGRADIAVHSMKDVPMHFPEGLGLSVILEGAAPTDAFVSNRYATPEQLPEGARVGTSSLRRGLQISEARPDLEVLSLRGNVQTRLGKLDAGDFDAIILATSGLRRLGLDARITYELPPEVSLPACGQGALGIECRTDDPELLALLAPLDHAETATRVRAERAMNTRLEGGCQVPIGGHAILEEGGRTLWLRALVGMPDGSRVLRAEGRGSVNEPETLGVRVAEELLDQGAGEILAQVYGED
- the argH gene encoding argininosuccinate lyase codes for the protein MSQHTNQSWGGRFSEPTDAFVEQFTASVNFDRRLYHHDIRGSIAHATMLARVDVLTLDERDAIIQGLSEVEREIETGEFPWSVALEDVHMNIEARLTEKIGITGKKLHTGRSRNDQVATDIRLYLRDEIDAIDAEIARLRRALIELADAEAETIMPGFTHLQTAQPVTFGHHLLAWQEMVARDHQRLRDCRKRVNVMPLGAAALAGTTYPIDRHVSAELLGFERPAENSLDAVSDRDFAIEFTAFASLLLMHLSRMSEELVLWTSAQFAFIELPDRFCTGSSIMPQKKNPDVPELVRGKTGRVYGHLMSLLTLMKSQPLAYNKDNQEDKEPLFDTLDTVKGCLRAFADMIPSIEAKADNMFDAARRGFSTATDLADYLVRKGVAFRDAHEIVGQSVAYGLEQGKDLSEMSLDELKRFSTSIEDDVFAVLTLEGSVAARNHIGATAPDQVRAAAQRARDALAALGEGR